In the Oscarella lobularis chromosome 14, ooOscLobu1.1, whole genome shotgun sequence genome, one interval contains:
- the LOC136195684 gene encoding cartilage oligomeric matrix protein-like — translation MFETTSILLFSCPISSSKAVPSNGFVSCPHGRSYGVECEVIWDQGYERLVAGSRRCATGGKWSNANTACRESDYCFLQKSIPSVPHSTSARVRAGPERFAERVRTADGIYCGVDSDLDCYPDHALPCNDSRCRADNCHIPNSDQTDTDGGGVGDACDNDDDQDCVSDENDNCPLISNSNQIDSDGDGDGDACDNCCTDSNPDQADEDGDEIGDACDGDVNGDGVGNLTDNCVGVLNSPQTDGDGDGVGDACDNCVAVRNPDPTGMGSETRAMMGSIRIRMGLLTVTIIVRGFVDTSSC, via the exons ATGTTTGAAACAACTTCCATTTTGTTGTTTAGCTGCCCCATTTCATCGTCGAAA gCGGTGCCGTCGAATGGGTTTGTGAGCTGTCCCCACGGCCGATCTTACGGCGTCGAATGCGAAGTCATTTGGGATCAGGGCTAcgagcgtctcgtcgccggaaGTCGTCGCTGCGCGACGGGCGGAAAGTGGTCGAATGCGAACACGGCGTGCCGCGAATCGGACTActgttttcttcaaaagtcCATTCCCAGCGTACCCCACAGCACAAGTGCACGCGTACGCGCCGGGCCCGAGCGATTCGCAGAGCGCGTGCGAACTGCAGATGGAATCTACTGCGGCGTCGACTCCGACTTGGACTGTTATCCCGACCACGCGCTACCCTGCAACGATTCCCGCTGTCGCGCCGATAACTGCCACATACCAAACAGCGATCAAACGGACACGgatggcggcggcgtagGAGATGCGtgcgacaatgacgacgaccaaGACTGCGTTTCTGACGAAAACGATAACTGTCCGTTgatttcgaattcgaatcagattgacagcgacggcgacggcgacggagacgcgTGCGATAACTGTTGCACCGATTCGAATCCCGATCAGGCGGACGAGGACGGGGATGAGATCGGAGACGCGTGCGACGGCGATgtcaacggcgacggagtTGGAAATCTGACAGACAATTGCGTCGGCGTTCTGAATTCGCCTCAGACggacggagacggcgacggcgttgggGACGCGTGCGACAATTGCGTTGCTGTGCGCAATCCGGATCCGACGGGAATGGGGTCGGAGACGCGTGCGATGATGGGATCGATACGGATAAGGATGGGGCTATTGACAGTCACGATAATTGTCCGAGGCTTCGTTGATACGAGCTCGTGCTGA
- the LOC136195672 gene encoding uncharacterized protein (The sequence of the model RefSeq protein was modified relative to this genomic sequence to represent the inferred CDS: added 336 bases not found in genome assembly) has protein sequence MTHTLKTTTASDVVFFGSIGLGVLLKYGGSFPEETAHVLFPEYHLSPYNRTMSSWVASFILSLALAASLSSKLDAASNNDTDYKPTCDCVSTTLVCVIAVDVQLGGGGGANGDAYLVKPKVGVYATCLNRKSWENASVSAVGFVENSWNDGACSVSSKSFAVRQGFTESDLAERPCSLVSSSPTSPLDVKVVEHLYASSNGRLRLRAVDLSTLNKDTEDLRSGSCDCESEVLFQWLQGKAQTKTSNCTTKGNELLTSIVIENDKCGLLRPPPRSRLSCSSSGRQETCSIQCDKGYVINGSISTAKQTCNPAVGWSPEELRCRLADCGPAPIPPNGVVACTGTTVNSTCTQSCNVGRVLIGDSGRRCQADGKWNGTVAKCARVRCPSLDSPQNGSVSCTGIRYGDTCKYSCNESLTLIGSASVTCTEKGLWTDNQPTCSNQLDCPPLAVPSNGFVSCPHGRSYGVECEVICNQGYERLVAGSRRCTTGGKWSNANSVCRESDYCFLQKSNCSSNARCESLGPGAYACTCAVGYAGNGIYCGVDSDLDGYPDHALPCNDPRCRADNCRIPNSDQTDTDGGGVGDACDNDDDNDGVSDENDNCPLISNSNQTDSDGDGDGDACDNCRTDSNPDQADEDGDGIGDACDGDVDGDGVGNVTDNCVGVPNSRQADGDGDGVGDACDNCVAMRNPDQNDVDGNGVGDACDNGIDTDKDGAIDSRDNCPSIPNPSQIDVDGDGRGNACDDDDDGDGILDTDDKCPLRKDVQCDDDDDDGDGVPNRLDACPLNPNVQKTDFSNGDVVTFQSVNNKPQWTTKDDGKEIVVYEDSSDASALISKAAFDDVEFSGTLYADNRDGYVGIVFGYQSNRKFYLLEWKQSQERLSQFDDYPIPFARQGFQLKVIDSSSGPGGSLRDALWHSRTSVNETRLLWSNSTIPWDAQTAYRWIIVHNPANGLIRIKWYQDTALVVDSGDVYDVTHYGGRLGVFVFPQAKVRVAFVQLQYKCLQNLNYALSFSGSTGAVELVPLKDIGAAIGRNSSVTLGFSVGAWIFIDRCRDITCTFKRNTTFGNGIPDLGIFHQVDDDDFDWDLTSTHTPTFGTGPLADHTGGNKGFYAYVEASGNNRDGEEAQLESECFPSGPGCTLSFWYHMHGLVLSGSPPQIGSLLVEVNADRYGWRPIFYRSSDHGSQWNHTLIDLSDYRSDITLRFTARISGVRSDIALDDVVLSDSCGVQSRCDEPLTVFETNSSDLTVRINKGQYGEMSAFESASLSFNHRKVPVRQWVFVSGSVIGVNIGGVNIYNILTFCVNDQCRPYGWIQSNNLTTYLKTSSVLLLNTSSNILIDEVRVMKVNTAIDGYQHYLSKSSFPSYISYWKLDEGTGDBSKDEMGTQDAKIQPRGPSWIASSLELS, from the exons ATGACGCACACTCTGAAGACGACAA CTGCATCAGACGTAGTCTTCTTTGGAAGCATCGGACTCGGAGTTTTGTTAAAATACGGCGGGTCTTTCCCGGAGGAAACAGCTCACGTGCTGTTTCCAGAATATCATTTATCTCCATATAATCGCACAATGAGCTCCTGGGTAGCCTCCTTCATCCTTAGCCTTGCACTGGCGGCGAGCTTGAGCTCGAAACTCGACGCCGCTTCTAACAACGACACTGACTACAAACCTACGTGCGACTGTGTCTCGACGACACTAGTTTGCGTCATTGCCGTTGACGTTCAATtgggcggcggaggcggcgccAACGGCGACGCATATCTCGT AAAACCAAAGGTGGGCGTCTACGCCACTTGCTTGAATCGGAAGTCATGGGAAAACGCGTCTGTTAGTGCAGTCGGTTTCGTAGAGAATAG CTGGAATGACGGCGCCTGCAGCGTCTCTTCGAAGTCCTTTGCCGTTAGACAGGGCTTCACTGAAAG TGATTTGGCCGAACGCCCGTGTTCTCTTGTCAG CTCTTCTCCGACGTCTCCTCTTGACGTCAAAGTTGTAGAGCATTT GTATGCATCGTCTAATGGTCGACTCCGGCTTAGGGCAGTTGATCTATCGACTCTAAATAAGGATACTGAAGATCTACG ATCCGGCTCCTGCGATTGCGAGTCAGAAGTTCTGTTTCAATGGTTACAGGGAAAGGCTCAGACGAAAACGTCTAATTGCACGACGAAAGGAAATGAACTGCTCACTTCCATCGTAATTGAAA ACGATAAATGTGGTTTacttcgtcctcctcctcgcaGCCGCCTGTCGTGTTCATCGAGCGGTCGGCAAGAAACGTGCAGTATCCAGTGTGACAAGGGCTACGTCATCAACGGATCGATATCGACAGCGAAGCAAACATGCAATCCAGCTGTAGGTTGGTCACCTGAGGAACTCCGCTGCCGTCTCGCTGATTGCGGACCGGCTCCTATTCCTCCGAACGGAGTCGTAGCGTGCACGGGAACGACGGTCAATTCCACGTGCACGCAATCGTGCAACGTGGGTCGCGTGCTGATTGGCGATTCGGGACGTCGATGTCAAGCCGACGGAAAATGGAACGGAACTGTGGCTAAATGCGCACGGGTTCGTTGTCCTTCGCTCGACTCCCCCCAAAACGGCTCCGTATCGTGCACGGGAATCAGATATGGCGAT ACATGCAAGTACAGTTGCAACGAGAGCCTGACTCTGATCGGATCTGCAAGCGTAACGTGTACAGAAAAGGGTCTCTGGACAGACAATCAGCCAACGTGTTCCAATCAACTCGATTGTCCTCCACTG gCGGTGCCGTCGAATGGGTTCGTGAGCTGTCCCCACGGCCGATCTTACGGCGTCGAATGCGAAGTCATTTGCAATCAGGGCTAcgagcgtctcgtcgccggaaGTCGTCGCTGCACGACGGGCGGAAAGTGGTCAAATGCGAACTCGGTGTGCCGCGAATCGGACTActgttttcttcaaaagtcCAACTGCAGTTCGAACGCGCGCTGCGAATCGCTCGGGCCCGGCGCGTACGCGTGCACCTGTGCAGTGGGGTACGCTGGGAATGGAATCTACTGCGGCGTCGACTCCGACTTGGACGGTTATCCCGACCACGCGCTACCCTGCAACGATCCCCGCTGTCGCGCCGATAACTGTCGCATACCAAACAGCGATCAAACGGACACGgatggcggcggcgtagGAGATGCGtgcgacaatgacgacgacaatgacggcgtttccgacgaaaacgataaCTGTCCGTTGATTTCGAATTCTAATCAGActgacagcgacggcgacggcgacggagacgcgTGCGATAACTGTCGCACCGATTCGAATCCCGATCAGGCGGACGAGGACGGGGACGGGATCGGAGACGCGTGCGACGGCGatgtcgacggcgacggggtTGGAAATGTGACGGACAATTGCGTGGGCGTGCCGAATTCGCGGCAGGCggacggagacggcgacggcgttgggGACGCGTGCGACAATTGCGTTGCTATGCGCAATCCGGAtcagaacgacgtcgacgggaatGGGGTCGGAGACGCGTGCGATAATGGAATCGATACGGATAAGGATGGGGCTATTGACAGTCGCGATAATTGTCCGAGCATTCCAAACCCGAGCCAG ATTGATGTTGACGGAGATGGACGGGGAAACGCGtgtgatgacgacgacgacggtgacggcaTTCTCGATACTGACGACAAGTGTCCATTACGAAAAGACGTTCAG tgcgacgacgacgacgacgacggagatgGCGTGCCAAATAGATTG GACGCTTGTCCTTTGAATCCAAACGTGCAAAAAACCGATTTTtcaaacggcgacgttgtcACATTTCAGTCGGTCAACAACAAACCTCAATGGACGACAAAAGATGACGGAAAGGAAATAGTCGTTTACGAAGACAG TAGCGACGCCAGTGCTTTGATTAGTAAagcggcgttcgacgacgtggaatTCAGCGGCACTCTCTACGCCGACAACCGCGACGGATACGTCGGAATTGTTTTCGGGTACCAAAGCAACAG AAAATTCTATTTGCTCGAGTGGAAACAAAGCCAGGAGAGGTTGTCTCAGTTCGATGACTATCCAATTCCATTCGCTCGACAGGGATTCCAACTAAAG GTTATCGATTCGAGCAGCGGTCCGGGGGGAAGTCTACGCGACGCGCTGTGGCACAGTCGCACGAGCGTAAACGAAACTCGCCTCCTATGGTCCAACTCGACGATTCCGTGGGACGCCCAGACGGCCTATCGTTGGATCATCGTTCACAATCCGGCGAACGGATTGATTCGGATCAAGTGGTATCAAGACACCGCTCTCGTCGTTGACAGCGGCGACGTGTACGATGTCACGCACTACGGCGGTCGGCTaggcgttttcgtctttcctCAAGCCAAGGTTAGAGTCGCCTTCGTTCAGTTGCAGTACAAGTGTCTTCAG AATTTGAATTATGCATTGTCGTTCTCTGGATCGACGGGCGCGGTTGAACTGGTGCCTTTGAAAGATATAGGAGCAGCGATCGGCAGGAACTCCTCTGTGACGCTAGGATTTTCCGTTGGAGCTTGGATTTTTATTGATCGTTGCAG GGATATCACCTGTACTTTTAAAAGAAATACGACGTTTGGAAACGGGATTCCCGATTTGGGCATATTTCACCAGgtagatgacgacgattttgactGGGACTTGACTTCCACTCACACGCCGACGTTTGGGACGGGCCCCTTGGCTGATCATACCGGAGGAAACAAAGGCTTTTACGCGTACGTAGAAGCGTCGGGAAACAATCGTGACGGAGAAGAG GCCCAGCTGGAAAGTGAATGCTTCCCGTCTGGCCCCGGTTGCACTTTGTCATTTTGGTATCACATGCATGGACTCGTTCTCTCTGGCTCGCCGCCCCAGATAGGATCATTGCTTGTCGAAGTAAATGCAGACCGTTACGGATGGCGTCCGATTTTTTACCGGTCGTCCGATCACGGCTCTCAGTGGAATCACACCTTGATTGACCTTTCG GACTATAGGAGCGACATTACGCTGCGGTTTACTGCACGGATAAGCGGAGTTCGAAGCGATATTGCCCTTGACGATGTCGTTCTCAG tgATAGCTGCGGAGTGCAGTCGAGATGTGACGAACCGCTCACCGTATTTGAGACGAACTCTTcag ATCTCACAGTAAGGATTAATAAAGGACAGTATGGCGAGATGTCTGCTTTTGAAAGTGCAAGTCTTTCATTTAATCATCGCAAAGTTCCTGTCCGTCAATGGGTTTTCGTCTCTGGCTCAGTTATCGGTGTAAATATCGGCGGTGTAAAT